The Brassica napus cultivar Da-Ae chromosome C7, Da-Ae, whole genome shotgun sequence genome has a segment encoding these proteins:
- the LOC106409239 gene encoding protein MIZU-KUSSEI 1 has product MKSILSSTSLDSSFSVSKRYFSWKKKKVQEQDEEKKEDEEEEDDHQDNNEENILTRFNFSSDLTRPDHFDTGQVMKKKKKKTIEKIRYALGFSNSGLGFRVIGTLFGNRRGHVYFAVQDDPTRLPAVLIQLPTPTSILVKEMASGLVRIALETAASKTGSKKLLEESTWRTYCNGRKCGYAARKECGEAEWRVLKAVGPITMGAGVLPAVVDEGNEAVGSEKGELMYMRARFERVTGSRDSEAFYMMNHEGSSGGPELSVYFLRV; this is encoded by the coding sequence ATGAAGTCAATCCTATCCAGCACTTCTCTTGACTCGTCATTCTCTGTCTCTAAACGTTACTtcagttggaagaagaagaaggttcaagaacaagatgaagagaaaaaagaagatgaagaagaagaagacgaccaCCAAGACAACAACGAAGAAAATATCCTGACCCGTTTCAACTTCTCCTCTGACCTGACCCGCCCGGATCATTTCGATACTGGACAGGtcatgaaaaagaagaagaaaaagactaTCGAGAAGATCCGTTACGCGCTCGGGTTCTCTAACTCGGGTCTGGGTTTCCGGGTCATTGGTACATTATTCGGAAACCGTCGTGGACACGTGTATTTCGCCGTACAAGATGACCCGACCCGGTTACCCGCGGTTTTGATCCAGTTACCGACTCCGACGAGCATTCTCGTCAAGGAAATGGCTTCAGGGCTCGTGAGGATCGCTCTTGAAACGGCAGCGTCTAAGACTGGCTCTAAGAAGCTTTTGGAGGAGTCCACGTGGCGAACGTACTGTAACGGCAGAAAATGCGGCTACGCGGCGAGGAAAGAGTGTGGAGAGGCGGAGTGGAGAGTGTTGAAGGCGGTGGGGCCTATAACTATGGGTGCCGGAGTTTTACCTGCGGTGGTGGATGAAGGGAATGAAGCGGTAGGGTCCGAGAAAGGTGAGCTCATGTATATGAGAGCCCGGTTCGAGCGGGTTACCGGGTCGAGAGATTCGGAGGCCTTTTACATGATGAATCATGAGGGGTCAAGTGGTGGGCCGGAGCTTAGCGTGTATTTTCTAAGGGTTTAG